Proteins encoded by one window of Nocardia goodfellowii:
- a CDS encoding Rv1157c family protein, protein MLSTRASRTALSALVLTAGAALVAPTPTMAAPQSAGTQPSVPAIAENVPSGALAALAPTIVGAISAPGPIADGGQAAILAQARVLLATPGIPAQVKATLEKAITFLDGSGGGGPDLPPSDGPRIAQFLYPTIGKGCIGPTSDSVGTALAVPGPAELPPPGPAAGQTGFVFTALGTKSAAAVQNRPMTVQWVNLDNRRTGTQPLTNAAGINSDGPVTLSAIADTGPGRVAAVITGSLTTATADGGRTCSFAPILGFFSVG, encoded by the coding sequence GTGCTGAGCACTCGAGCCTCGCGGACCGCATTGTCCGCCCTCGTACTAACCGCGGGTGCGGCACTCGTTGCACCCACGCCCACGATGGCTGCCCCGCAGTCCGCCGGGACGCAGCCGAGCGTCCCCGCCATCGCCGAGAACGTCCCATCGGGCGCGCTCGCGGCGCTGGCGCCGACGATCGTAGGTGCCATTTCCGCCCCCGGCCCCATCGCCGATGGCGGACAGGCAGCGATCCTGGCCCAAGCCCGTGTGCTGCTGGCAACGCCCGGTATCCCCGCGCAGGTGAAGGCCACCCTCGAGAAGGCCATCACCTTCCTCGACGGCAGCGGCGGCGGCGGACCAGACCTGCCCCCGTCGGACGGCCCGCGCATCGCGCAGTTCCTCTACCCGACCATCGGCAAGGGCTGCATCGGCCCGACCTCGGATTCCGTCGGCACCGCGCTGGCGGTCCCCGGTCCGGCCGAGCTGCCCCCGCCCGGACCGGCCGCGGGTCAGACCGGCTTCGTCTTCACCGCGCTCGGCACGAAAAGCGCTGCCGCCGTGCAGAATCGGCCGATGACGGTGCAGTGGGTCAATCTCGACAACCGCCGCACCGGCACCCAGCCGCTCACCAACGCGGCGGGCATCAATTCAGACGGCCCGGTCACCCTGTCCGCGATCGCCGACACCGGCCCCGGCCGGGTCGCGGCCGTGATCACCGGCTCGCTCACCACGGCCACCGCCGATGGTGGCCGGACCTGCTCGTTCGCCCCGATCCTCGGGTTCTTCTCCGTCGGCTGA
- a CDS encoding DUF6892 domain-containing protein yields the protein MTRFVDFNLKLAVIEELMYGASAKLAPWSLEDTLEAKGFDGDLWEYSADNYYDQVMPEAQAYFESLELSTELLGGVEQLIFDGGCQVYFECCPHWDGEGAQFDVASLDDLHLLPNLKRVLGAEWLAPQLQADLRARGIELID from the coding sequence GTGACTAGGTTCGTGGACTTCAATCTCAAGCTGGCAGTTATCGAAGAACTCATGTATGGGGCGTCGGCGAAGCTCGCGCCATGGTCCCTCGAGGACACGTTGGAAGCCAAGGGATTCGATGGTGACCTCTGGGAGTACTCCGCCGACAACTACTACGACCAGGTCATGCCGGAGGCGCAGGCCTACTTCGAGAGCCTGGAGCTTTCGACCGAACTACTCGGCGGGGTTGAACAGCTCATCTTCGATGGAGGCTGTCAGGTCTACTTCGAATGCTGCCCGCACTGGGACGGCGAGGGTGCGCAGTTCGACGTCGCCAGTCTCGACGACCTCCATCTCCTCCCGAATCTGAAGCGCGTTCTCGGTGCGGAATGGCTTGCGCCCCAGCTCCAGGCGGACTTGCGCGCCCGAGGCATCGAGCTGATCGACTAA
- a CDS encoding MFS transporter encodes MPDSQASPAPTTPQLSAGPREWLGLAVLALPTLLLAMDVTVLYLAAPHLTADLRPTGIEQLWIADIYGFMIAGLLITMGTVGDRIGRRKLLMLGATAFGAASVLAAFATSPLLLIIARALLGIAGATLMPSTLALISNMFRDARQRATAIGVWATCMSAGMAAGPIIGGLLLESFWWGSVFLLAVPVMALLLTTAPVLLPEYRDAGAGRIDIASVLLSLAAILPLIFGIKKAAETEISVVPVTAIAIGVGFGSMFIRRQRTLADPLLELGLFGNPTFRAALLILLLGLGTVGGSYLFITQYLQLVRGLTPLAAGLWLVPPAGALILSSTLTPIIARKVESRFILAAALALATLGYLTLSLVDAVGGLPLLILGFVLVYAGVSPLMVLGTDLVIGTTPPEKAGSAAAMSETSMEFGVATGIAVLGVLGTAIYRAEVSGAPAMPGPALDSLGAADAAVADLPAHAGDAVLNAAREAFTNGLNIIALVCAAVTAALAVVALTALRSSATADKPDTRSAKGEQAGGRCGAADG; translated from the coding sequence ATGCCCGATTCGCAAGCTTCGCCCGCCCCGACAACACCCCAATTGTCCGCCGGCCCAAGGGAATGGCTCGGTCTCGCCGTACTCGCTCTGCCCACACTGCTGCTCGCGATGGACGTCACCGTCCTCTATCTGGCCGCGCCGCATCTGACAGCCGACCTGCGCCCGACCGGCATCGAGCAGTTGTGGATCGCCGATATCTACGGGTTCATGATCGCTGGTTTGCTGATCACCATGGGCACGGTCGGCGACCGCATCGGCAGACGCAAACTGCTGATGCTCGGTGCGACCGCGTTCGGGGCGGCGTCGGTGCTCGCCGCGTTCGCCACCAGCCCGCTCCTGCTGATCATCGCCCGAGCGCTACTCGGGATCGCGGGCGCCACCCTGATGCCTTCCACACTCGCGTTGATTTCCAACATGTTCCGCGACGCCCGGCAGCGCGCTACGGCCATCGGAGTGTGGGCAACCTGCATGTCGGCGGGTATGGCGGCAGGACCGATCATCGGCGGCCTGCTGCTCGAGTCGTTCTGGTGGGGTTCGGTGTTCTTGCTCGCCGTGCCGGTGATGGCCCTGTTGCTGACCACCGCTCCGGTACTGCTGCCGGAATATCGTGACGCCGGTGCCGGCCGCATCGATATAGCCAGTGTGCTGCTGAGCCTGGCGGCGATCCTGCCGCTGATCTTCGGCATCAAGAAGGCCGCCGAGACAGAGATTTCCGTCGTGCCGGTCACGGCTATCGCGATCGGCGTCGGCTTCGGCTCGATGTTCATCCGCCGTCAACGCACCCTCGCCGACCCACTACTGGAGCTGGGATTGTTCGGCAATCCGACATTCCGCGCGGCCTTGCTGATCCTGCTACTCGGCCTCGGAACCGTCGGCGGCAGTTACCTTTTCATCACCCAGTACCTACAGCTGGTGCGCGGCCTGACACCACTGGCAGCTGGGTTGTGGCTGGTGCCTCCGGCCGGGGCACTGATCCTCTCCTCGACGCTGACACCGATCATCGCCCGCAAAGTGGAATCCCGGTTCATCCTCGCCGCCGCGCTGGCCCTCGCGACACTCGGCTACCTGACGTTGAGCCTCGTCGACGCCGTCGGCGGGCTTCCGCTGCTGATACTGGGTTTCGTCCTGGTCTACGCGGGCGTCAGTCCGCTCATGGTGCTCGGCACCGATCTGGTCATCGGAACGACACCGCCGGAGAAGGCGGGTTCGGCGGCAGCGATGTCGGAGACCAGTATGGAATTCGGCGTCGCCACCGGAATCGCCGTTCTCGGCGTCCTCGGCACCGCGATTTACCGGGCGGAGGTGTCCGGCGCTCCGGCAATGCCGGGGCCAGCGTTGGACTCGCTCGGAGCCGCCGATGCCGCCGTCGCGGACCTGCCCGCACACGCCGGCGACGCGGTCCTCAACGCAGCTCGCGAAGCATTCACCAACGGGCTCAACATCATCGCGCTCGTGTGCGCGGCGGTCACGGCCGCGCTCGCCGTAGTGGCGCTGACGGCGCTGCGATCATCCGCCACCGCGGACAAGCCGGACACTAGGAGCGCAAAGGGTGAGCAGGCCGGCGGGCGGTGCGGTGCGGCGGACGGATGA
- a CDS encoding MerR family transcriptional regulator gives MRIGALQRRTGVSQRLLRYYEEQGLLRPHRHPSGYREYSESDVETVSHIRSLLAAGLSTSTIADLLPCLSTGDGQLIAECPELLVDLYRERDRINAGIRDLETARDALDSVIATAPPEVVGAVDYARG, from the coding sequence GTGCGAATCGGGGCCTTGCAGCGGCGGACGGGAGTCAGTCAGCGGCTGCTGCGCTACTACGAGGAACAGGGACTGCTGCGACCACACCGTCATCCATCGGGCTATCGGGAATACAGCGAATCCGACGTCGAGACCGTGTCCCACATCCGCAGTCTGCTCGCCGCGGGCTTGTCCACCTCGACCATCGCCGACCTGCTGCCCTGCCTGTCCACCGGTGACGGGCAACTGATCGCCGAATGTCCCGAACTCCTGGTCGACCTGTACCGCGAACGTGACCGCATCAACGCGGGCATCCGCGATCTCGAAACCGCTCGCGACGCTCTCGATTCCGTCATCGCCACCGCACCACCGGAAGTCGTGGGCGCGGTGGATTACGCGCGCGGCTGA
- a CDS encoding sigma-70 family RNA polymerase sigma factor yields MPPEQRVSPTEFADRTHPFRRELLAHCYRMLGSLDDAEDLVQETYLRAWRSYDRFEQRSSLRTWLYRIATNACLTALEQRGRRVLPSGLDAASETPYAATTAASNDIEWLGPLPDSLITSESDDPATVAAARDSLRLALIAALQHLSGRQRAVLLLRDVLHFSAAEVAELLDTSTVAVKSTLQRARAHLDKLAVTAQGPAAPTTSEAQTLLAEYMAAFENSDAAALEKILHRDAVIEMPPARTWFSGKRTCAMFLAAQALGEPGDWRMLPTIVNGQAAAVTYHRDADGTYIAFGIAVLTTTRDRITRITVFGQPEWVGRCGFEAGLSAIV; encoded by the coding sequence GTGCCGCCGGAGCAACGCGTATCGCCAACCGAGTTCGCCGACCGAACCCACCCGTTCCGGCGCGAACTGCTGGCGCACTGTTACCGCATGCTCGGCTCTCTCGACGACGCCGAAGACCTGGTGCAGGAGACGTATCTGCGGGCGTGGCGTTCCTACGACCGGTTCGAGCAGCGGTCGTCGCTACGAACCTGGCTCTACCGGATCGCGACCAACGCCTGCCTGACCGCGCTGGAGCAGCGTGGAAGACGCGTCCTGCCCTCGGGATTGGATGCGGCGAGTGAAACCCCTTACGCGGCAACCACAGCCGCGAGCAACGATATCGAATGGCTGGGGCCGCTACCGGATTCGCTGATCACCTCCGAATCAGACGACCCCGCAACGGTTGCCGCCGCCCGGGACAGCCTGCGCCTGGCCCTCATCGCAGCGTTGCAACACCTGTCCGGCCGCCAACGTGCGGTGCTGCTCCTGCGTGACGTGCTGCATTTCTCCGCCGCCGAGGTGGCCGAACTCCTCGACACCAGCACGGTCGCGGTCAAGAGCACGCTGCAGCGCGCTCGCGCGCACCTGGACAAGCTCGCCGTTACCGCGCAAGGTCCGGCCGCGCCGACCACCTCCGAAGCACAAACCCTGCTCGCCGAATATATGGCGGCATTCGAGAATTCCGATGCCGCGGCGCTGGAGAAGATCCTGCATCGCGACGCGGTGATCGAGATGCCGCCCGCACGAACCTGGTTCTCCGGCAAGCGAACCTGCGCGATGTTCCTGGCGGCACAGGCGCTCGGCGAGCCCGGCGACTGGCGGATGCTGCCCACCATCGTCAACGGTCAGGCCGCCGCCGTGACCTATCACCGCGATGCCGACGGCACCTACATCGCGTTCGGAATCGCAGTTCTCACCACGACACGCGACCGAATCACCCGGATCACGGTCTTCGGGCAACCCGAGTGGGTAGGTCGCTGCGGTTTCGAGGCTGGTCTATCGGCGATCGTGTGA
- a CDS encoding PPOX class F420-dependent oxidoreductase: protein MTTHLDSMVRELISGPHSAILSTANADGRPQSSVIFVKDDGDTVVFSTIKGRLKTRNMMRDPRVSLLLLSNTTGQYAEVRGSVEITEDPENKLGHEMYARYMGGASHPPEPGAERLIVRITPERVYTWPPRAVQE, encoded by the coding sequence ATGACCACACACCTCGATTCCATGGTCCGCGAGCTGATCAGCGGACCGCACTCGGCGATTCTCTCGACCGCCAATGCCGACGGACGTCCCCAATCATCGGTGATCTTCGTCAAAGACGACGGCGACACCGTTGTGTTCAGCACCATCAAGGGACGGCTGAAGACCCGCAATATGATGCGCGACCCGCGCGTCAGCCTGCTGCTGCTCAGCAACACCACCGGCCAGTACGCGGAGGTTCGCGGCAGTGTCGAAATCACCGAGGATCCGGAGAACAAACTGGGCCATGAGATGTACGCCCGGTACATGGGCGGGGCCTCGCATCCGCCGGAGCCGGGTGCGGAGCGGCTGATCGTCCGGATCACCCCTGAACGGGTTTACACCTGGCCACCACGAGCCGTCCAGGAATAG
- a CDS encoding peptidoglycan-binding domain-containing protein, whose product MSESIRPSDDSDSNTSVSSHNPDDSILGIHTRELGVPPPARACVTIDGSHPESPGLQDDSEQTMTTTTTHPARRMFAAVAVSTAALGGLAFTAAPASATQAPSINQCLVFRPYLVQGVQNQAGCVAAVQSFLRAYTPGSPAVDGQFGTETHQRVVQFQQRMNIGADGKVGTNTWNAIQAECGWRGDCNYHANY is encoded by the coding sequence ATGAGCGAGTCGATCCGACCGTCCGATGATTCAGACTCCAATACATCAGTGTCATCTCATAATCCCGACGACTCGATATTGGGAATCCATACAAGAGAGCTTGGGGTTCCGCCTCCGGCCCGCGCCTGTGTGACCATCGATGGGTCGCACCCGGAAAGCCCCGGGCTGCAAGACGATTCGGAGCAGACAATGACGACCACAACTACACATCCAGCCCGCCGGATGTTCGCCGCGGTGGCAGTGAGCACAGCCGCGCTGGGTGGGCTAGCGTTCACCGCGGCACCGGCCTCGGCCACGCAGGCGCCCTCGATCAATCAATGTCTGGTGTTCCGGCCGTATCTGGTCCAGGGGGTACAGAATCAGGCGGGATGCGTAGCCGCGGTGCAGTCGTTCCTGCGCGCGTACACGCCTGGCAGCCCCGCCGTCGATGGACAATTCGGCACCGAGACTCACCAGCGCGTCGTGCAATTTCAGCAGCGCATGAATATCGGAGCCGATGGCAAGGTCGGCACCAACACATGGAACGCCATCCAGGCGGAATGCGGCTGGCGCGGGGACTGCAATTACCACGCGAACTACTGA
- a CDS encoding class I SAM-dependent methyltransferase: protein MAYEHPLAYVLGLEGVALLRAFAGEYDREFVDARVAEIRRLLTDHTLTGVDVEHVDAVAGYGIWSTTYDNPDNPAFDFDAEIVRAVASTLPPGVALDAGCGTGRVAAMLVDCGHRVIGVDSSAEMLAQARNRLQQATFRLGELQSLPVATGEVDMVVCSLALTHVPDLAPVFGEFARVLRPGGHLVIADVHPEQVARSRIPTIRLPGGGAGRVRSYCHRTGDYVRAAVTAGFTVRRCEEPVVAAPLVGRSAGPGPWEVWPWSLDGLAPEAAQAANAGVPSMILWHWELLNPRV, encoded by the coding sequence ATGGCATATGAACATCCGTTGGCATATGTGCTGGGGCTGGAAGGGGTCGCGCTGCTGCGCGCGTTCGCGGGGGAGTACGACCGGGAGTTCGTTGACGCTCGCGTCGCCGAGATCCGGCGGTTGCTCACCGACCACACGTTAACGGGCGTGGATGTCGAACATGTGGACGCTGTTGCGGGCTATGGCATCTGGTCCACGACCTACGACAATCCCGACAATCCGGCGTTCGATTTCGATGCGGAGATCGTCCGCGCGGTCGCGAGCACACTGCCACCGGGCGTCGCGCTCGACGCCGGGTGCGGTACGGGAAGAGTCGCGGCGATGCTGGTCGACTGCGGGCATCGAGTGATCGGCGTCGACAGTTCGGCGGAAATGCTGGCGCAGGCCCGGAATCGCCTGCAACAAGCGACCTTTCGATTGGGTGAGCTGCAATCCTTGCCTGTCGCTACCGGCGAGGTCGACATGGTGGTCTGCTCGCTCGCCCTCACCCACGTGCCGGACCTGGCACCCGTCTTCGGCGAGTTCGCTCGTGTGCTGCGGCCCGGTGGCCACCTGGTGATCGCGGACGTTCATCCCGAACAGGTCGCACGTAGCCGGATTCCCACGATTCGCCTTCCCGGCGGAGGAGCCGGGCGGGTGCGGTCGTACTGCCATCGCACCGGCGATTACGTGCGCGCCGCTGTGACTGCGGGCTTTACGGTCCGGCGCTGCGAGGAGCCTGTCGTTGCCGCGCCGCTGGTCGGCCGATCCGCCGGCCCGGGCCCGTGGGAGGTCTGGCCTTGGTCGCTCGACGGTCTCGCGCCGGAGGCCGCTCAGGCCGCGAACGCCGGCGTTCCGTCGATGATCCTGTGGCACTGGGAATTACTGAACCCCCGAGTCTGA
- a CDS encoding TetR/AcrR family transcriptional regulator: protein MKPASRAPLDPSTRTRILDATHEVLARRGRSKLSLSDVAAAAKVSRPTLYRFFSSKEELLSAFGSYELAKIEADLEAVTEGLTGPARLDAVLAFIVRFQTQGSYSVSRLIGIEPDYALAEVARVLPIMRRFIERLVEGDDAHAIAATIVRIAVSHYLIEGDDKPHFLDQLRHAARIPRPPSR from the coding sequence GTGAAACCAGCCAGCCGGGCTCCGCTCGACCCCTCGACTCGCACACGAATCCTCGACGCGACCCACGAGGTACTCGCGCGTCGAGGTCGCAGCAAACTCAGTCTCTCGGATGTGGCTGCCGCCGCGAAGGTCTCGCGGCCCACGCTGTATCGGTTCTTTTCCTCGAAAGAGGAACTGCTCTCGGCGTTCGGCAGCTATGAACTGGCGAAAATCGAAGCCGATCTCGAGGCGGTGACAGAGGGGTTGACGGGCCCGGCACGCCTGGACGCGGTACTCGCCTTCATCGTGCGCTTCCAAACCCAAGGCTCGTACTCCGTGAGCCGGTTGATCGGGATCGAGCCCGACTACGCTCTCGCCGAGGTCGCTCGAGTGCTCCCGATCATGCGCCGATTCATCGAAAGACTCGTCGAGGGCGACGACGCGCACGCCATCGCTGCCACGATCGTCCGAATCGCTGTCTCGCACTACCTGATCGAGGGCGACGACAAACCCCACTTCTTGGATCAGTTGCGACACGCGGCGCGCATACCCCGGCCTCCGAGCCGATGA